Within the candidate division KSB1 bacterium genome, the region GCGGGATTAAAACTCCCGAGGCGGCAGTTGCTTTTTATGAAAATTTTTCTTATTCTTTGTCATTGCGCGGCGCCATGAGAAAGCCGTGCATGGAAATTGTCTTTCTTGAGCGAGTCCGATTATGGCCATTCTCAATCCGGTTGATTTTTACAATCTCGACGCACAGTTTTCCGCCGAAGAAAGAGCGGTTCGGGACCAAGTTCGCGAGTTTGTCCGCAAGGAAGCGGCGCCGATCATTCGCAATCATTTCCGCGCCGGAACGTTTCCGAAAGAACTCATCAGGCCCATTGGCGAGATGGGCCTGCTGGGCGCGAATTTGCAAGGCTACGGCTGCCCCGGCTTGAACAATGTGGCATATGGGTTGATTCTGCACGAGCTTGAATGGTGCGATTCGGCGCTGCGCAGCTTTGGCTCGGTGCAAGGCAGTCTGGTGATGTATCCGATTTGGGCGTTTGGCTCTGAAGAGCAGAAGAACAAGTATTTGCCGAAATTGGCGAAGGCGGAATTGATCGGCTGCTTTGGCCTCACCGAACCGGATTTTGGCTCGAACCCCGGCGGCATGGCGACGCGTGCGCAAAGGGCGGCAAACGGCTACGTGCTCAACGGCCGCAAAATGTGGATCACCAACGGCACAATGGCGGACGTCGCGGTGGTGTGGGCGAAACTCGACGGCAACATCCGCGGTTTTCTCGTCGAGAAGGGCGCAAAGGGGTTTTCGACGAAAGCGATGCACGGCAAGCTGTCGCTGCGCGCTTCGGATACGGCGGAACTGCTGTTGGATGATTGCCAGGTGCCGGAAAATGCGATTTTGCCGAAATCCGACGGCCTCAAGTCGCCGCTGAGCTGCTTGACGCAAGCGCGCTATGGCATCGCCTGGGGCGTGCTCGGTGCGGCGACGGCTTGTTATGAAGAGGCCTTGCGTTACGCGCAAGGTCGCGTTCAATTCGGCAAGCCGATTGCTGCTTTTCAATTGACGCAGGAAAAATTTGCCCACATGGTAACTGAAATTACCAAAATGCAATTGCTGTGTTTGCAGCTTGGACGCATGAAAGATCAGGGCAAAATTCATCCGGCGCAGGTGAGCCTGGCCAAACGCAACAATTGCCATCAGGCTTTGGAGATTGCGCGCGCCTGCCGCGAGATTCTCGGCGCCAACGGCATCATCGACGATTACGTGAGCATGCGTCATGCCGCCAATCTCGAAAGCGTCAAAACCTACGAAGGCACGCATGAGATCCACACCTTGATTCTCGGCCAGGCGGTGACGGGAATTTCGGCGTTTGAATGAGACTTGATGCTGGATGCTTGATGCCAATGTTGCAGCATCCAGCCTCGAGCATCCTGTTGAGGAGAATGACGTGAACGAATACAATTATAAAAATCCCTATAAAAACGACGCCATGCCTTGTTTTACGTTGGAACAGGCTAACAGTGTTTTGCCGAAAATTATTGCCTTGACGGAACAAGCTCTGGAAGATTTAAAAGAAGCACGGGTTCGCATGGAATCGGAACAATTGTTCAACGAAGCCGACGCCCAGCAGAGTTATGATATTCAGGTTGCCTTGACGCTGGAGCGCTGGTCGACGGAAATCATTCAGCTCGGCGCGTATCCAAAGGGTTTTTTTACGGTGGATTTTAAAAGCTTCCTGCCGGACACGCTGCTCTGCTGGACGTACGGCGAAGACAAGATTTCGCACACGCACAAAGTCTGGGAAAATTTCAAGCACCGCCGGCAAATTGAGCACCCGGAAATTTATTCGATGGCGCTGTCGTTGAATTGAAGGAAGTTATTTGCGCCTCAATCCAAACAGTGATCCTGCCAGCTAATCCCTAACACGGCTAAAAATTCCTTAAATGGATGCCCTAAAACTCATCTTCTTTTCTCTGCTCGCGCATTTCGCCATCGGCGCGCTGGTGCCCTTGTTGTTGATTTCGGTTGAAGAAATGGGCACGATGTTTTTTCGGCTCATCAGCATTCTTTCCATCATCCTGCTTGCTTGCGCTTTCCGGGCGCATCCTTTTGTGGCAATAACTTTCGCGATGCCGTTCGCCGCTGCCAGCTCCCATGAAAGTCAAGTCGTAACCTTGTTGGCAGCGAGCGTTTTTTTTCTCGCCTTGACGATTTTTTTGCTGAATCGCGGCGGAAGGATTTTCGCCGCGTTGGCCATTCTCACTGGCTTGACGGCGATGGCAAAATTGCCCTCGGCTTTTTCCACTGCCGCCGGGGTTCCGAGTTGGATGGCGGCCGGCAGTTTCATGAGCGCGGCGCTTCTGCTCGGTTCGGTTCTTGGCACGATGATCACCGGGCATTGGTATTTGGTGAACCGCAAATTGACGATTCGGCCGCTGCAAATAGCCACGTGGGTTTTCATCGGCCTTGCGGCTTTGCGCGCGGTTTTTGTGATCGCCACCGTTGCCGGGCTGGCGGCTTCATCACAACCCGCTTTGGCGGAAACCGCCAAAAGCCTGCTTGATTTTTCCATGGCCGGCATTTTATTTTGGGCGCGCGTCGGCTTCGGTTTGGCGATCCCGCTGATTTTTGGCTGGATGATCTGGAGTTCCGTTAAAGTGCGGAATACACAATCGGCAACGGGCATTCTTTATGCAACGATTGTCTTGATCTTGGTCGGGGAGGCTTTTGCGAAATATCTATATCTGTTTACCGGAATTCCGGTTTGATTTATGACTTGCTTTTTTTCTTGCGAGAGTCTATATTAAATAAATCTTTGTGGAACAGCATGATGCCTGGCGCGAGGCCTGTCCGTCGTGAGATTGCAATGCGAATGGGTCAGGGCACAAGCTCAGTTCGATTCGTTGACGCCAATTTGGGGTTTGGCGCGAAATACTGCGATAATGACGAGACGGAGATGAACCGCAAGCCGAACGGACGCAGCGCCTCGGAAGAGCTCACCTTCAGCCAGCGTCTGGAAATCATTGTGAGCATTTTCAAGAATCAACCCTTGCAGCCGATTCTGGACAAGCTGTCACCGCTGCAATTGGTGCAAGCGCATAACTTTCTGTGGGACAAAATGGTGGAATTCCACGTCAAAACGCAACAGCGGGAATTTCGCCGCGAAGAGGTGACAAAAAAAATGATGCCCTCGGCCAAATACCAGCGCCAGCAAAATTGCGATCTGCGGCTGGATTATTGCAAAGGGGTCGAGTGCATTTGGTCAAATCCGGTCTGCGCCGGCAACAAAGTGAAAATGAATATGGAAGTGATGGCGGCGCACATTCGCAGTTTTCTCAGCGGGGTTTCGCCGACGCCGGCCCCTCACGAAAATTACGTCACGCTATGAAGCTTCGAGTGCAAAACGCCGTTTTGAATTTTACCCTCGATTTCTCCCGCCGGGAAACCGGGGTTTTCTGCGATGAGGACATCTATGCCGAATTTATGGATAACCATTGTCGTGGGCGTTGCGGCGTTCGCAGCGGCCTGGATGCTGGCGCAACTCAGCATTCAAGCCCGATTGCGCAAAGCCCAGGGCGCCGCCGAAGATATTTTGAATAATGCCAAAAGAGAAGCCGAACGCCAAAAGAATCAAATCATCGTTCAAGCCAAGGAAGAATGGTTTCGCCGCCGCGACGAGCAGGAAAATCAGCTTAAACAGCGCCTAAGGAAAATTGAAGAAAATGAAGCAAGGATTGATGAGCGTGACAAGAAACTGAGCCGCCGCGAAGATGCGTTGAGACAGCGCGAAAGCGCGGTCACACAAAGAGAAAGCGAAGTCACCGCCCAGCGCGAGGCCTTGCGCGCCAAAGATGATGAATTGACCCGTCTGATCAAACAGCAGAATATCGAGCTTTCCAAGATCACCCAGCTTTCGCCCGAAGAAGCCAGGCAGCAGCTCTTTGAAAATCTTCGCCACGAATTCAACAAGGAGGCCGCTGAAATTTATAAAACCATCGTCGATGAAACCAAGGCCAACGCCTTGCGTGAGGCCAAGCGCATTCTCACGATGACGATTGAAAGCATTGCCTCGGAACATGCTGCCGAAACTTCAGTTTCAGTCGTGCCGTTGCCTTCGGAAGAAGTCAAGGGCCGCATCATCGGACGCGAAGGCCGCAACATCAAGGCCTTCGAGCAGGCGACGGGCGTCAAAGTCATCGTTGACGACACGCCGGAAGCGGTGGTGCTCTCGGCCTTCGATCCGGTGCGCCGCGAAGTGGCGCGCATTGCGCTTGAAAAGCTGATTAACAACGGCAAGATTCATCCGCAGCGCGTCGATGAAGTCGTGGCGCAAGCCGAACAAGAGGTGGAAAAAAATATCTGGCGCGCCGGCAATGAAGCTGTCGCCAATGTCGGCATCGGCAAGGTGCATCCGGAGATCATTCGGACTTTGGGCCGGCTCTATTATCGGACCAGTTACGGGCAAAACGTTTTGGCGCATTCACAGGAAGTCGCGCACATTTGCGGCCTGATGGCGGCGGAATTGAAGCTCGATGTGAAATTGGCGAAACGCGCTGCGCTGTTACACGACATCGGCAAAGCGTTGAGCCAAAATCAGGAAGGCACGCACACCCAGCTCGGCATGGAGTTGGCGAAGAAATACAATGAGGATCCGGTGGTCATCAACGCCATCGGCTCGCATCACGAAGACATTGCGGCGGACAATTTGATTTCGCTGTTGGTCAGCGCCGCCGATGCGATTTCCGGCTCACGCCCGGGCGCGCGGCGCGATACGCTCGACGGGTATCTGAAACGCATCGACAAGCTGGAAAAAGTCGCCGACAGTTTTGAAGCCGTCTCCAAAGCTTATGCCATCTCCGCCGGCCGCGAAATCCGCGTCATGGTGCAGCCCGAAAAAATCAGCGACGCCCAGGCGGATTTGCTGGCCTCGGACATTGCCAAAAAAATTCAGCAGGAATTGGAGTATCCCGGCCAGATCAAAGTCACGGTGATTCGCGAGAGCCGGGCGACGTCGTATGCGTGAAGTTTTGGTTCAGAAATGCCGAAGCAGGAACAACTGATATTGACCGGTCGCTTAAATTTTTTGTTCACTGCAAATTGTGGAATTATAGCGACCGGTCAGTGAGTTGCTTTTGAAGTGGCGACGCAAGGGAAAAGTCATCTTTAAACGCAACATGAATTTTCAGGTACAATACAACGAATTTTGCAGGTGGAATCATGTCCAATAAAAGAGTAACTATTTTTCTCGTTTTTGCCGCCGTCATCGGCATTATCGGTTATCTGATTTTGAGCGGCTTCGATGACACCACGGTCGCTTACTATCAGACCGTCGATGAATTGAAAGCGCTCGGCGCCAGCGCTGATGGCAAAAGTTATCGCGTCAGCGGCCAGGTTGTTGCCGGCTCGGTCGTGCGCGCCGAAGACGGCTTGTCGATGACCTTTACCATCGACGAGCTTGGCAACACCATGCCGGTTGTTTACTACGGCATTATTCCCGACACTTTCAAAGAAGGCGTCGGCGTGCTGCTCGAGGGCAAGTATGCCAATGGCCGCTTCGAGGCGACCACCATCATGACGAAATGCGCCAGTAAATATGAGGGTGAAGGGCAGGCCCAACAAACACAAACGGCGTCGTGAGTTAAATCCTTGCCGGAAAGGAGAAAGGATAACGAATGGCGGGGAAAATTTTGGATCGAATTCGTGATTATGCTCGTCAAGATAAGCTAAACTTCTCTAAACATGCTTATGACGAAATGCGTGATGACGAATACGCGCTTCATATTGATCCGCCCAAAGTTGTTTTTCAACAAGACGTTTCTCTGGAACAAGTGGCGTGAATTTTAGGGAATTATTTGGCTGATTCATCGACATCGGGCAATGCAAAATGCTTGGAGCAAAGCACAGATCGTAAAGATACTATGCGCTTTGCAGGATATTCATCAGAACAAAGGAACTATCTGTTAACTAAAAATTATTATCATGACTCAATTCGGACATGTATTTCTTCTCCTTGCTCTCGGTTGCGCAGCGTACGCGGTGATTGCGACGATCATCGGCGCGCGGCGGCAACAGCAGGACATCGTTGACACCGGCCATAATGCCGCCATTGCGGTGATGGTCTTTTTGACATTGGCGGCGATCAGCCTGGTGGAAGCGCTGTTAGCCGACAATTTTCAATTAAAATATGTCGCCAGCACCAGCAATCGCGCGCTGCCAACGTTTTATAAATTTTCTGCTCTCTGGGCGGGGATGGAAGGCTCGCTGCTGTTTTGGGCCTGGCTGCTCGCGGCTTTCAGCTATGTTTGCATCGTCTTCTATCGCCGCCAACAAACGTTGCTGATGCCGTATGTGACCACCGTCTTGATGGCGGTGGCCATGTTTTTTATCAGCATGATCGTTTTCGTCACCAACCCATTTGAGACGCTCGCCAACCCTCCCGCCGACGGCCGCGGCCTCAATCCGTTGCTGCAGCATTGGGCGATGGTGATTCACCCGCCGATTTTGTACCTGGGCTACGTCGGTTTCACCGTGCCGTTTGCCTTCGCCATCGCGGCCATGCTCAGCGGACAGGTCGGCAATGAGTGGATGAAACTCACGCGGCGGTGGACGCTCATTCCGTGGTTTTTTCTCGGCATCGGCATTATGCTCGGTGGCAAATGGGCGTACATGGAACTGGGCTGGGGCGGTTACTGGGCATGGGATCCAGTCGAAAATGCGGCCTTGATGCCCTGGCTGTGCGGCACGGCGTTTCTGCACTCGGTTATTATTCAAGAGAAAAAGAACATGCTGCGCGTGTGGAACATGGTGCTGATCATTCTCACTTTTACCTTGTGC harbors:
- the rny gene encoding ribonuclease Y; its protein translation is MPNLWITIVVGVAAFAAAWMLAQLSIQARLRKAQGAAEDILNNAKREAERQKNQIIVQAKEEWFRRRDEQENQLKQRLRKIEENEARIDERDKKLSRREDALRQRESAVTQRESEVTAQREALRAKDDELTRLIKQQNIELSKITQLSPEEARQQLFENLRHEFNKEAAEIYKTIVDETKANALREAKRILTMTIESIASEHAAETSVSVVPLPSEEVKGRIIGREGRNIKAFEQATGVKVIVDDTPEAVVLSAFDPVRREVARIALEKLINNGKIHPQRVDEVVAQAEQEVEKNIWRAGNEAVANVGIGKVHPEIIRTLGRLYYRTSYGQNVLAHSQEVAHICGLMAAELKLDVKLAKRAALLHDIGKALSQNQEGTHTQLGMELAKKYNEDPVVINAIGSHHEDIAADNLISLLVSAADAISGSRPGARRDTLDGYLKRIDKLEKVADSFEAVSKAYAISAGREIRVMVQPEKISDAQADLLASDIAKKIQQELEYPGQIKVTVIRESRATSYA
- a CDS encoding cytochrome c maturation protein CcmE, which codes for MSNKRVTIFLVFAAVIGIIGYLILSGFDDTTVAYYQTVDELKALGASADGKSYRVSGQVVAGSVVRAEDGLSMTFTIDELGNTMPVVYYGIIPDTFKEGVGVLLEGKYANGRFEATTIMTKCASKYEGEGQAQQTQTAS
- a CDS encoding acyl-CoA dehydrogenase family protein: MAILNPVDFYNLDAQFSAEERAVRDQVREFVRKEAAPIIRNHFRAGTFPKELIRPIGEMGLLGANLQGYGCPGLNNVAYGLILHELEWCDSALRSFGSVQGSLVMYPIWAFGSEEQKNKYLPKLAKAELIGCFGLTEPDFGSNPGGMATRAQRAANGYVLNGRKMWITNGTMADVAVVWAKLDGNIRGFLVEKGAKGFSTKAMHGKLSLRASDTAELLLDDCQVPENAILPKSDGLKSPLSCLTQARYGIAWGVLGAATACYEEALRYAQGRVQFGKPIAAFQLTQEKFAHMVTEITKMQLLCLQLGRMKDQGKIHPAQVSLAKRNNCHQALEIARACREILGANGIIDDYVSMRHAANLESVKTYEGTHEIHTLILGQAVTGISAFE
- a CDS encoding DUF2203 domain-containing protein, giving the protein MNEYNYKNPYKNDAMPCFTLEQANSVLPKIIALTEQALEDLKEARVRMESEQLFNEADAQQSYDIQVALTLERWSTEIIQLGAYPKGFFTVDFKSFLPDTLLCWTYGEDKISHTHKVWENFKHRRQIEHPEIYSMALSLN